ggatccatgcaaaagggaTTGGCTGGATATAATATGGTGCCAGCTGCCTACCTGATGCACCAGGTTACCAGATACACGTCCTCGAATAAATTAGACTGCCTAGGGATACGTGAGATAAGTGTTAGAAGagtgtaggtgggtcccacaaagagTTCCCACAAGCTACCATTCATGATAGCACAAAAGACCTCGAACAAAGGCACTCCCAGTGGATCCGTTCGTCAATCCGTTCTCAGGAAATAAAGACCCGAGAGTAGAGAGTGAAAATGGACTGAACAGATTTTCGAATAGTGGCAGGACCCTGGGTTCGTTGGTGTCCGTTCAGCCCAAAGTTAAGTTTTCAAACCATTAAAGGCTGAACGGATTTTCGAACGAAGGCCCAATGCCTGGGCTCGTTTGTGAATCCGTTCAAACCAGCATACGAATTCTTTAAGTTGTTTGCTTCCCAACCCAAATGCTTAGTTGTCCTATGGTCTTAGGTCTTGGAAAGGGTCATTCCTATGTCAGTTAGGGTCACCATGATCTCTCCTAAGCTAAGTCTTAAGAATGGAAGGGTTGGAATCCTTCCAAAGTCCATTTCAAAAGGTTAGGTCATAGGGATAGCAGAACAGCAACTTGGGTTGCTTAGATGTAGTTCTTGGGGCTTGAGGTGGGGACTGATAGCCCAAACATGGACTACCATAAGGCCTTGAGCTCAGCGTTGGTCTCAATAGAACCCTAGGTCACCATTGATCCTAGCCTTTTAAAATTGGGAGAGATGAAGGAGATAGAGGTAGTAAGAGTGCTTACCTAAACAAGGTGCGAAGCCAGTGGTGTTTCTCCAAGTGGCAAGTCCCTTCCTCCCCTCTCTTGCTTtcgttctcttctttctcttctcctcttgaATGCTTGGTCTTGGGTTGGTGTAGATAGTAAATGGCCAATGAATGGCTTAGGTTCTGTTTATAGAAAGTAGCCACTTAAGGCCTATTTAGCTTGGGCCTTCAATGTACAAGAAACAcattaaaatagattttgggcTTGTGGGCCCACAACCATGGCCCAACAACATAGAGGAGGTCAAGGGCAGGTCCCACCATGTCCGAGAACATGGTTATCATATCCGGGACACGGGTCTGAGGGTCCCATATGAAAGGAACACACAACAGGCCAATCAGCACGAACAGATTATCGAACAGACTCACCAGCAGTGGGTTGGTTCATAAATCCGTTGCAGCTTAAAGGGCAGGAACACACAAGGAGGCCTTGGGACCTAGACTCACACCTCAAGGTCATAGAGAGGAGGATGCACAAGCACACTCAAGGTCAGTAACTTATCTCTCAATCGTCACAGCGTGTTCTTCGTGATTCCGAAGAGTTTCCCAACCGCGATGCTAAGGTCATCACTGAGCGGAGTGTCTAAATATGGTGACATAGGAAAAGTCTTCTTGTACTCTTCGCTCCTGAGGCTCATACTATGAGGATAGGTGATGAAGTCACCATCGACGAATCTCCCCCAATCCCGATTGAGGAACCTTTCTTTGACCGATAAACCTGTGAACTGATCGATGATCTTGTAACTAGGCTTGACCACCATTGAGAACAGTTCACTGGCATACAAGGCAGCAGTATCTACACATCATGAGGAAGAAATTAGTAATTAATTAGAACCTCGGGTGCGGGTATTACATTCCCCctaccttacaagaaatttcatcctcaaaatttggcaTACCTTGTAAGAGACCAAGGGAAGGATACTTTGCTCGCATCTCCACTTCAGCTTCCTAAGATGCTTCTTCCTCtggatggttgcaccatttcACCTTTACGTAGTGAATAGGTCGGTTGCGAAGATTTACCACCTTATTGTCCAAAATCTTCTCAGGTCGCTCTTTGTAAGACATATCAGCTGCAAGCTCCGGTGGTTCTTGAGATAGGATATTACTTGGGTCATGAATGTACTCTTGCAACAttgacacgtggaagacgtcaTGCACGCCTTCTAAGGATGGGGTAAGTGCCAATTGATACGCCACCGGTCTGACTCTTGCAAGAATCTCATAAGGCCCAATAAACCTTggactcagcttgcccttcttgctgaactgCATCACACCTTTGGTGGGCGACGCCTTAAGGAACATCTTATCACTGATGAAAAATTCTAAGTCCTTTCACCTTAAGTCTGCAGAGCCCTTCTGTCTAGACTGGGCAGCCTTGATTCATTCACAAATCAAGTCCACATTCTCACAAGTTGTTTGGATCAACTCGGGCCCAAGGATACGTCGCTCACCTACTTTGTCCCAGTACAAAGGTGTTCGGCATTTCTTCCCATATtgagcttcaaacggtgccataccaatggtagcttggtaactattgttATAGGTAAACTCGATGAGCGAGATATGCTCATCCCAGCTACCTTGCATGTCAATGGCACAGGCTTAGAGCATGTCTTCTAATGTCTGTATGGTCCTCtcggactgtccgtccgtctacggatggaaggctgtactaaaactcaacaaggTACCCATAGCTTTCTGGAATCCATGccaaaacttggatgtgaaccTGGGATCACGGTCCGAGATCTTAATGGGATAAAATGAGCTATCTTCGTCAATTTGTCTTCAATGACCCATAAGGCATCAACACCCCTGGGTGTACGAGGCAACCTAATGACGAAGTCCAttgtaacatgctcccacttccattctgACACGGGCAATGACTATAAAAGGCCATAGGACCGCTGCCTATCTGCCTTCACTTGTTGACAAATGAGACACCTAGCCACAAATTCAGCTACAtctctcttcattccactccaccagtagtgtCCTTTTAAGTCTCTGTACGTCTTTGTACTACATGGGTGGATTGAATAAGGAAAGTCGTGGGCTTCTGACAAAACTTCTTTCCTCAGTTTATCATCTTTGGGAACACATAACCGATCCCTAAACATGAGGACACCACCCTCGGTTAATGTAAAGTCTAGATCTTGCTGTGTATCTCCCTAAATAGCTTCAATAATCTCCTAAAAATTTTAATTGGAGGGCTCGACAGACTGAATCCTTTCCACCAATGTTGATTATACTGATAGGGCTGCTAAAGAtagggtaacaccctctaccgaTAGTTTCAGATCCATATTCATTGCTTCCTTAATGAGTGCCTTACTGACAGCTAAGGATGCTAAGGATAAGGTTTGAGATTTTTGACTAAGGGCATACGCCACTACATTTGCCTTATCGGGATGGTAgtggatggtgcaatcatagtcctttATTATCTCCAACCATCccctctgtctcatgttaagTTCCTTCTGGATGAAAAAGTACTTGAGACTCTTGTGATCACTATAGATGTCACACTTTTCACCATACAGATAATGTCTCCAAACTTTTAGAGCAAAGACCATAGCTACAATCTCCAAGTCATGGGTTAGataattcttctcataatcttttAGCTGATGAGAGGCATATGCtactaccttcccatcttgcattagaacacaaccaAGGCCCATCTTTAAAGCATCACTATAAACTACCATCCCTCTagtaccatttggaatggtgAATACCGGAGTAGAAATCAGCCTCTACTTTAACTCCTGAAAGCTCTTCTCACAAGCATCAGACCACTTGAACTTCACTCCTTTCCGGGTCAGTTGAGTCATAGGAGCTAAaagccttgagaagttctcaatgaatCTCATGTAGTAGCTGACCAGACCCAGGAAGCTGTGAATGTCTGCCACACTCTTGGGTGTCTCTTAATCAACTACAAACTTTACCTTATCGGGGTCTACTTCAATACCCTTGGTAGAGACAAGGTGTCCTAGGAATGCCACTTATTGCAGCCAAAACttacatttgctgaatttggtaTACAATTGCTTCTCTCTCTAACACTATAATATGAGGTAGAGTGGTCTACattctcttcttcacttttaGAGTAGACCAGgaagtcatcaatgaagacgATAACATACTTGTCTAAAACGTCATAaaacacccggttcatcaactccatgaaggCTGTCGGGACATTGGTCAATCCGAAGGACAtaaccaagaattcatagtgaTTGTAACGAGATCTGAATGTTGTCTTGTTGATGTCACTACCCCTGATCTTCAACTAATGATACCCTGATCGAAGGTCGATCTTTGAGAACACCTTAGcaccctgtagttgatcgaataagtcatcgatcctaggcaaaggatatcggttcttgattgtaagtttgttgagttcacggtagtcaatgcacatctACATACtattatccttcttcttcacaaacaaaacAGATGCACCCCACAGTGAaacactgggtctaatgaagcctttcttcaataggtcaTTAAGTTGTTCCTGTAGTTCCTTTAACTTTGTAGGGGCCATCCTATATAGGGGGCATTAGACACTGGGGTAGCACCAGGTACTAGGTCTATCATGAATTCCGTTTCTCTATTCGGTGGTAACCGTGTGAGGTCTTCCAGAAAGACGTTCAGAAAATCTCTCACCACACCTATCTCTTCCGTAGGTATAACCCTTGCTTTGGTGTCTACCACGGAGGCCAGCTAACACTGACAACCCTCTTCCATCAACTTTTGGACTTGGAGAGCAGAGATGATGGCCTTCTTAGGCTTCTCACGTTTGTTGCCTTTGAACATAAATTCCTGGCCTTCCCTTGGCTGGCCCTAtgagtggacaaccaatccattcctaagattacgtcaaagtccttcatgtccagGATTATCAAACTAGCCTCTAGCCCGTGGTTACACACTCACATGGGACaagaattaaaaattttgtcaAGCTCGACCTTGCTACCCGTCGGTGTACTAACTAGAAGCTTTTGCACCATACTTGCCGGTCTGATAGGTAACTTCTCAGGGATATAAAAGAATGCGACACTCCTGAGTCAAACAACACGTAAGCAGGTATAGAAAACAGAGATCATACCTGACAGACATTAAACAATCAATCATAACAACccaaacataaaagaagcactTCTGAAGAGTTGAGCGTGATACCTGTGATGACACTAGGTCAGCCTGAGCTTCTTCATTAGTAACAGAATACAATCACCCATGGGTTCTGTTGGctggagagggaagaagagagcgAACGACTACCTTTACTTAGGGTGCCTTAGAAGACACAGTTGGCCAAGAACTTGTCTGCCATAGATGCGGTCAATCCTTGATCATGTGGCCAGACTTCTTATAGTTGTAGCATATGAGGGTCTGGGTCCCATAGTGAGGACTAGGTGTGGACTTGGGGGCTTGGGCCGCATCAAGTCTGCGGGGCTGAATTGGAGATGTAGCCGTGTAGGGTCCCTTCTTCTGGAACTTGCTAGGCCCtaggcaatcaaaagaagatatGGGCCTCTTGCCAGCTTGTATGGCCCTGTAGTTCTCCCTTTGCTGGTCCTCGATAACTTTGGTAGCCTGGACTACCTCTGCATAAGTAGGATACTTGTGCAGCACCACAAAAGTACTGAGATTGGGCCTCAACCCTCTCTCGAACTTCCTTGTTTTGACCTCCTTAGTCTTCATGTACTttggagaaaaatagaaatgatCCTCGAAGGTCTGTTGATATTCAAGGACTGACTTAGACCCTTGATTGATGTTCATAAACTCGGCTTCTTTCTTATCGCAAAAGTTCCATGGAAAATAGTTCTCAAGGAAGGCCTCTGTGAACTGTGCCCTAATGGCATTAGGGTACTTGGCCCAAAAGTTTTCCTTAGAGGAATGCCACCAAGCATTGGCATCGCCACGGAGTTGGTAAGTGGTACACCTGATTTTATTGCTGTCATTACAGTGCAGCACTTCAAAGATCCTTTCCAGATCCCTAATCCATGTAGCCAGAAACATAGAATCGTGAGCCATTTTGTAGAAGGTAGGAGGGCGATGCCTCTAGAATTTCTCTGAGAGTTTGGAGGCATCTGCCCAAGCTGGCACCACATTTTTGACTTGAGGAGCTTCTGGAGCAGGGGGAGGAGGAATTGGCACTACTTGCACCAAAGGAACTTTGGCAGCAGTAGGGGCCAGAGGAATAATAGGTGCTGCAGCAGCTGTGGGAGTGGGGTCCATGTGTATCGTGGGAGGTACCTATTGCCTTTCCCTGGCAATCTCTTGTAGTTGATTGGTCATGTTTTGAATGAAAGTGCATTGTTCTTGCTTTGCCTCTCGATGCTCTCGCTACATAGCCCATAGCATGTTTCCCAACAATGCGGCAACATTCGCATTATTGTTAATTGGAGGCACAGGTAAGGCCGTATTGGAAACATCAACGGTGTCATTCCTAGGAGGGGAATGGTTCTGGTGACGGGTATTGACCATAGTGGCTACCTGTCAAGGGGGAAAAATCACACCATCATGCATGGTCAGCACAATCATAAAATTGAAGAATAATAAAGCATCCTTCGCTAGGGACGTACGTGCACAATCATGGTATGAAACAAGAAGAGGCACGGGGAAAGATACCACACATCAGTGAATAGGGAAAGAAATAGCCAAAAATTAGGTCTCAAGACGAATGGATTTTCGATGGAGGCAAACCccatgagtccgttcgtgaatcCGACCGTCAATTCATCCTTTAAAATTTGGAACTGGTTTTCAAATGGATTCATGTCATGTGGATCTGTTGGATAATCCGTTCTCAAAAGCAACATCCTGAGAGGAAGGAAACAAAATGTACTGAACAGATTTTCCAACGGAGGCATGGAATCTGGGTCCGTTGGCTAAATTTGTTCAAGCCAAAACCTCAATTTGCTCAGCCAGTAAACTCAACAGATTTTTGAATAGAGGCCCAATGCCTGGGTCCATTTGTAAATTCGTTCAAGCCATTTTATAAACCACTTAGCCCACGAGTTTTCAAAACTCATTTGGCTCTTGTGCTAAACTGACCCTAGAACCCAGGAAGAGGGGAGGTGAGTCTGTTCGAACTTCTGCCCCAAATCCTTGCATTTGGGAGTCCAAACTCAATTGTCCCTCATCTCCAAAACTCCTACAGGTATGTTTCTCCTCCCTTCTGATGAATGACACTCGGAACAGAGAAGGGGGGTGAATCTGTgcttattaaaaattttcacAAACTCAGATTATAACAACCAACACACAATTGTATTGTCATGCCCCAATCTCTACAAAGTAGCTTGGTCTACCAGTGAACCACACCCACTCTGCAAGCAAgcacttcaaaataaaatatcaaaccacAACACAAGCATATACGTGGTTTGGCATAATGACCTACATCCACAGAGCAATACCCCTTCACGGGTTCGTGCTTTGCTTAGCACACTTCTATTAAAAACCTTATTGCATTGGTTGAACACAGTTCCATATGACACAGGAACCACAAAAAATACTCCCACACACCTAACTGTATCAGCACAGTAGACTTTAAACACTAAAAATGAGTTTATATGATCAACCCAAATTCTCACCACTCAAAATTACATGAATCTCACTCCCCAACAAGACTCAATGATAAGAACGAGAACATGAATGAAAAACTACCTCAAGAACGAAGTAGAATTACAACCACCATCGATGTAGACCTTCTAGATATTAGTAGCGGCATACAGCATGTCCTGGAAGCCtctgacatggatcccaatgcATCGATCTACTTAAAATGACTTTTTCTCtgagaaattttgaaaaacaaatcACAGAAGCATCAAACCCTGAATCCGACTTCACCACTGCGTAGAGGACGTCAAAATATGGGGGGTAGTGTCTCTACACAAATCCCGAAATTGGACTTTTAAATAGCCCAAAGTTTGAGGCAAAGCTTGAGTCAATTTGGGCCATTAGATTAGATCGTACGGACAGCCTAGATTAAAATAAGATTTGATCTTCCGTTTTTTGCTTTACACGGGAGCGGAACACACATAAGCCATTGGATCCTCATCTTTGATATGAGATTAAAATAGAACCATCAAATTAGATTCCTGATCCACCAATAAGAAGTCATCACTTAAGTGTACCAATTACGCATGTGCTTAATTGTGAAATGTTGATTTAGTATCTTCCATTTTAGCCGTTGATTAAACCTCAGATCATTTAACTAGAGCCGTAAGATCTTAAAATGATAACTTGCAACGCTCATATACCATATGATACTTAAATCAGCCAATCAGAACAGAAGAGTTTAAAACCAATTTAAGAACTAATCTCAGCCATTCACCATGTAACATTTTTGGGAAAACGATGACTCATCTATGATTTGTACACAAGTTAGAAAAAGCTGAAATTTTTATCTCCCACTCTTTGCCACGTGGGCTTCACTTCCGTACGGTTGGAATTCCCATGTAATGCtccaaaaaattcactaaattGTTACAGAGAATGACTTCCAGTAGCTTGATTTTCAAAATCTCAAAATATTTTCCAAGTATATGAGCACCCACAATATGTTTGAGAAAATGCCCAAGAGGGTTGGGCAGCTGTACCCATGGGGCTGAGCTGCGGGGCTGGTGCCTGGGCTGTTGTGCCCATGGTGCTAGGCTGCTGGACTGGTGCTTGTGCAACCATGCTGTCAAGGCTGtgatggccatatggccatgtTGACTCAATCAAATGCCAAGGTGGACATGCCACCTTACTACCCCCTGACACATGGCACCCCCAGGTGGGGTTCACACTCTCTCTTCAAAATTAACTCAAACTTGCTATCCAGCTTCACTGACAATGATCCTGAAGCACTCTTCTGGTCTTCACATACATCAACCTATAGCTCGAATGACTGTGTGGTTTGTTCACTTTGTAGAGAAAAACTTTGTAAACATGTTGGTACAAACCACTTGTCTTTTTTCTCTCATATACACACTTTTCAAGTCTCAAAAAGGCTTTAGTCATAGTTGCTGAATTTTAGATTTACTTAAAAACTTGCAATTGAACATGTCATTCTCACAAATAAccattgtttggctcaagtaacaCTTGGAACAGATCACCAACATGAATTTCAACATGCGTAGCCGCTCGAAAGACTAGTGGGTCCCACCAATCATGAAACCAAACTCCAAACGGAGAAAAACACTATTTTGACTTAAATTTTCagaaatcttgaacttgaaccttAAGGAGGCAATATAGCTCGAGTTTAACCTTGAACTTTCGTGGAACATATCCAATACACTAAAATAAGAGCCACCAAGAGCTCAAACCACCAGAAACCTCTCCATATTAAGAATTCATCTCTCAAATCAAGCCATTACGTCTTCAACCCTGTACATGCTTTCCATGAACTATACACAAAACCTCCAGATCTCTGAGAGCAAAGTTGTTAGACCTCAAATACAATATCTATGATATTATGAGTATGTTCAAACAATTAAACAAGGTGGCCTACACTCACACTCATGCAATGGGAAAATATCCTATACAAACACGAAAAATTAGCATAAATGAAACTACAATGCTACTGTGTGTTACCAAGAGATACCACAAGGAGTTATGTCATCCTAAGCAGGATTGTCAAGTGTTGAAAGCCTCTTGGAAAGCTATGGGCATTGTCCATGTGCATCACCTAACTTGCAAGAAGAGTCAAGCACCCAATGTTGTTGCCTTTCTAcagctttatttttttaattttattggcAATGCTTATATGATAAAATATTTAATGCTCACGCATGCCATGAGATCTTGCTGCCCCTTTTattttctaggtcatgctttgtgtcttctcattggaagctcatatgccatgggattttgctgcccttttcattttctaggtcatgctttttgtcttctcattggaagctcacatgccatgggattttgctgcccctttcattttctaggtcatgcttGTCTTCTCATCGGAAGCTCATATGCCATGGGGACTTAATTTATTTAGTAGCTTTGAGGCTCACACAGTGTTCCTTATTCCTAACTTACAGATAAGCTTAGCACATTCCTTATACCACTGCTGTCCACCAAGTtaccaacaatgacaacaatgccATTAGGTCAACAATCTCCCCTGTTGGCATTGTTGGCAATACACCAGTACACACACTTAGATCAACAATCTCTCCCTTGGGCATTTTTGGCAATATAGCAGTACACAAACACACTTCCTATCTCAAAgactctctccccctttgacaacaagatCAATGGGGGTACCCAACCtgacaaaaaaggaaaaaaaatatgcagTAACCAGACACACTCCCCCTATGTCAGTGCTAATGATAAACTAAAGTGAGGTAGATGCAACTACTCCCAGTCTCTGCCTAAGATACGCAAATGTAGATGTTGGAAGGTGTTTAGTGAAAATGTCTGCCACTTGTTCAGCAGTAGGAACATAGTCAAGTTTAATATCTCCACTACTTACCTTTTCCCTTAGAAAATGATACTTGATGGCTATGTGTTTGGTCCTGGAATGCATGACTGGATTTTTAGAGATATTGATTGAGCTTGTATTATCACAATAGATAGTCACTGGTAGTTTTTACTCAACATGGAGGACCTTTAGCATTTGGATCATCCAGAGTATCTGAGTGCAACAAGAAGTCGTTGCCATGCACTCAACCTCAGCTGTAGAAAGAGAAACTGAGTCATATTTTTTTCTATGCCATGTGACTAAACTTTCTCCAAGATAGAATACACATCCACTAGTGCTTTTCCTATCATCGACACAACCTGTCCAAACTGCATCTGAGTAGGCTATCAACTCAAATCCTTTTTTCTTGAGATACCACAGGCCAAAGTCCATACTTCCTTTTAAATATCTGAGAATTCTCTTCACAACTGCAACATGTGTCTCCTTTGGACCAGCTTGGAATCTAGCCACCATACATACAACTTAAAGAATATTTGGCCTAGAAGCAGTGAGATATAATAGGCTACCAATCATAGACTTGTACATGGTATGATCAACTGCAGGAGAATCATCATCTTTGCTAAGCTTGCAACTTGTCATTATTGGAGTACTCACAGGCTTGCAATCTTCCATGTTGAACTTCTTCAGCATCTCTTTAATATACTTTGCTTGTGAAATGAATATACCATTCTTCATCTGCTTGACCTGTAAACCAAGAAAAAAGGATAATTCGCCAAGCATTGACATCTCAAACTCTGTCTGCATTCTCTCAGCAAATTCCTTGCATAGTTCACTGTTGTGGGCCCTAAatatgatatcatcaacataaacaaccacAACCAATGGGCTGCTATCCACAGATCTAATGTAGAGATTGCTATCCACCATGTCTTTCTTGAAGCCTATCTCATATAGATAGCTGTCCAAGAATACtaagctctaggagcttgttttaAACCATATAAAGCTTTCTTGAGTTCACAAACCATAGTAACATCTTCACAAAGTTGAAAATCATCCGGTTGCTCCATGTAGACCTCCTCTTCAAGATTTCCATTCAAAAATACTgattttacatccatttgaaaaaTCTTGAAATCTCTGTAAGCTGCAAGTGCTAAAAACATCCGAATAGACTCTAGTTTAGCCATAGGTGCAAAAATCTCATCAAAATCCACACCTTCAACCTGAGCATACCTTTTGCAGACTAACCTCGCTTTATTTCTTATCACCTCTCCCTTTTCATTAAACTTGTTTCTAAACATCCATTTTGTGCCAATTACATTCTTACCTACAGGTCTAGGAACCAACTCTCAAGTCTTATTCTTCTCAATATGATCAAGCTCTTCCTCCATAGCTTTGACCCAACTTGAATCTCTTGAAGCTTCTTCAATAGACTTACGCTCGATATGAGACAAAAGGGAGTAGTAATTACTTGCTT
The sequence above is a segment of the Telopea speciosissima isolate NSW1024214 ecotype Mountain lineage chromosome 7, Tspe_v1, whole genome shotgun sequence genome. Coding sequences within it:
- the LOC122668614 gene encoding uncharacterized protein LOC122668614, with the protein product MFLKASPTKGVMQFSKKGKLSPRFIGPYEILARVRPVAYQLALTPSLEGVHDVFHVSMLQEYIHDPSNILSQEPPELAADMSYKERPEKILDNKVVNLRNRPIHYVKVKWCNHPEEEAS
- the LOC122668616 gene encoding uncharacterized mitochondrial protein AtMg00810-like; the encoded protein is MVDSNLYIRSVDSSPLVVVVYVDDIIFRAHNSELCKEFAERMQTEFEMSMLGELSFFLGLQVKQMKNGIFISQAKYIKEMLKKFNMEDCKPVSTPIMTSCKLSKDDDSPAVDHTMYKSMIGSLLYLTASRPNIL
- the LOC122668615 gene encoding uncharacterized protein LOC122668615, which encodes MAHDSMFLATWIRDLERIFEVLHCNDSNKIRCTTYQLRGDANAWWHSSKENFWAKYPNAIRAQFTEAFLENYFPWNFCDKKEAEFMNINQGSKSVLEYQQTFEDHFYFSPKYMKTKEVKTRKFERGLRPNLSTFVVLHKYPTYAEVVQATKVIEDQQRENYRAIQAGKRPISSFDCLGPSKFQKKGPYTATSPIQPRRLDAAQAPKSTPSPHYGTQTLICYNYKKSGHMIKD